The following proteins are co-located in the Streptomyces bottropensis ATCC 25435 genome:
- a CDS encoding N-formylglutamate amidohydrolase — MDDASPSHRLLAGAPESPVLLHVPHGSRVIPATVRAGIVLDGAALERELDHITDAHTDRIAEWAAERALTRPWRFVNGLSRLVVDPERFPDEREEMLAVGMGAVYTRTTHREALRDAGYDGQPLVDRYFRPYADAMTDAVTARLEAVGRAVIIDVHSYPSEPLPYELHGDGPRPPVCLGTDPSHTPADLLAAAEVAFAGFGGTGVDSPFGGTYVPLKYYGQDPRVTALMIEIRRDVYMAEPGGAAGPGAVALADALARLVDAVTSV, encoded by the coding sequence ATGGATGACGCGTCGCCCTCCCACCGGCTCCTCGCGGGCGCGCCCGAGTCACCCGTGCTGCTGCACGTGCCGCACGGTTCACGGGTGATCCCGGCCACCGTCCGGGCCGGCATCGTGCTCGACGGCGCCGCGCTGGAGCGGGAGTTGGACCACATCACCGACGCGCACACGGACCGGATCGCCGAGTGGGCGGCCGAGCGGGCGCTCACGCGCCCCTGGAGGTTCGTCAACGGGCTGTCCCGGCTCGTGGTCGACCCCGAGCGCTTCCCGGACGAGCGGGAGGAGATGCTGGCGGTGGGCATGGGGGCCGTCTACACGCGGACCACGCACCGCGAGGCCCTGCGCGATGCCGGGTACGACGGTCAGCCGCTCGTCGACCGCTACTTCCGCCCCTACGCCGACGCCATGACCGACGCCGTGACCGCTCGGCTGGAGGCCGTGGGACGGGCGGTGATCATCGATGTCCACTCGTATCCGAGCGAGCCGCTGCCCTACGAGCTGCACGGCGACGGTCCCCGCCCGCCCGTCTGTCTGGGCACCGACCCCTCCCACACCCCGGCGGACCTGCTCGCCGCCGCCGAGGTCGCCTTCGCCGGCTTCGGCGGCACGGGCGTCGACAGCCCGTTCGGCGGCACGTACGTCCCGCTGAAGTACTACGGGCAGGACCCCCGGGTGACCGCCCTGATGATCGAGATCCGCCGGGACGTGTACATGGCCGAGCCGGGCGGGGCGGCGGGACCGGGTGCGGTGGCGCTCGCGGACGCGCTGGCCCGGCTGGTGGACGCGGTCACGAGCGTCTGA
- a CDS encoding serine hydrolase produces the protein MDRALDALNGIVERGMKRTGVPGVAVAVVYKDQVVRLDGYGTRRVGQDAPVDADTVFQLASLSKPLASTVVAGAVGDLTLRLGPKPMTFRLTHYDGDTYYFETAGENATGPSGVTFKGDENGRATSVTIEAFDGSGLGTFRRS, from the coding sequence GTGGACCGGGCCCTCGACGCGCTTAACGGCATCGTCGAACGCGGGATGAAGCGGACCGGGGTGCCGGGCGTGGCGGTGGCCGTCGTCTACAAGGACCAGGTGGTCCGCCTGGACGGTTACGGCACGCGGCGCGTCGGCCAGGACGCCCCGGTCGACGCAGACACCGTCTTCCAACTGGCGTCCCTCTCCAAGCCGCTGGCCTCGACCGTGGTCGCCGGGGCGGTCGGTGACCTGACCCTGCGCCTCGGTCCGAAGCCCATGACGTTCCGCCTGACCCACTACGACGGCGACACGTACTACTTCGAGACGGCCGGCGAGAACGCCACCGGCCCCTCCGGCGTGACCTTCAAGGGCGACGAGAACGGCAGGGCGACGTCGGTGACGATCGAGGCGTTCGACGGCTCCGGCCTGGGAACCTTCAGACGCTCGTGA
- a CDS encoding siderophore-interacting protein, translating into MAERPVRRTPKPHSARVVRTERLTPHMQRVVLGGDGLAEFSPRGSTDHYVKLLFGPEGVTYPEPFDIERIRAEFPREQWPVTRTYTVRAWDRELGELTLDFVLHGDEGIAGPWATRVQPGELIRFLGPGGAYAPDPQADWHLLVGDESALPAIGASLEALPDGARAHAIVEVAGPEEEQKINSDVEVVWLHRGDRPVGAALVEAVRALRFPEGRMHAFVHGEAGFVKELRRLLRVELAVPREHLSISGYWRLGHDEDGWQASKKEWNARVEAEQEGTPTTA; encoded by the coding sequence ATGGCAGAGCGTCCGGTACGCAGGACCCCGAAGCCCCACTCCGCGCGAGTCGTGCGCACCGAGCGGCTCACCCCGCACATGCAGCGCGTCGTACTCGGTGGCGACGGCCTCGCGGAGTTCTCCCCGCGCGGCAGCACCGATCACTACGTGAAGCTCCTGTTCGGCCCCGAGGGGGTCACCTACCCGGAGCCGTTCGACATCGAGCGGATCCGCGCGGAGTTCCCCCGGGAGCAGTGGCCCGTGACCCGGACGTACACCGTCCGCGCCTGGGACCGCGAACTGGGCGAGCTGACCCTCGACTTCGTGCTCCACGGCGACGAGGGCATCGCCGGCCCCTGGGCCACCCGTGTCCAGCCGGGCGAGCTGATCCGTTTCCTCGGCCCCGGTGGCGCCTACGCGCCCGACCCGCAGGCCGACTGGCATCTCCTCGTCGGCGACGAGAGCGCCCTGCCGGCGATCGGCGCGTCCCTGGAGGCCCTTCCCGACGGCGCCCGCGCCCACGCGATCGTCGAGGTCGCCGGTCCCGAGGAGGAGCAGAAGATCAACTCCGATGTGGAGGTCGTCTGGCTGCACCGCGGCGACCGCCCCGTCGGCGCCGCCCTGGTCGAGGCCGTACGCGCGCTGCGGTTCCCCGAGGGCCGGATGCACGCCTTCGTCCACGGCGAGGCGGGCTTCGTGAAGGAGCTGCGCCGGCTGCTCCGCGTCGAACTCGCCGTCCCCCGCGAGCACTTGTCGATCTCCGGCTACTGGCGCCTCGGCCACGACGAGGACGGCTGGCAGGCGTCGAAGAAGGAGTGGAACGCGCGCGTGGAGGCGGAGCAGGAGGGCACGCCGACGACGGCGTGA
- a CDS encoding 5'-3' exonuclease, with amino-acid sequence MRGVTRRLMLLDTASLYFRAYFGVPESVKAPDGTPVNAVRGLLEFIDRLVKDHRPTDLVACMDADWRPQWRVDLIPSYKTHRVAEVREAGPDEEEVPDTLSPQVPVIEAVLDALGIARVGVAGYEADDVIGTFTALAKDPVDIVTGDRDLYQLVDDARGVRVLYPLKGVGTLQLTDETWLREKYGVVGRGYADLALLRGDPSDGLPGVPGIGEKTAAKLLDQFGDLAGIMAAVDDPTAKLTPSQRKRLDEARPYVAVAPKVVLVAADVPLPDVDTVLPRDPRDPAALEALAARWGLGGSLRRLLTTLQA; translated from the coding sequence ATGCGGGGCGTGACCCGACGCCTGATGCTTCTCGACACCGCCTCGCTGTACTTCCGCGCCTACTTCGGCGTGCCGGAGTCCGTGAAGGCCCCGGACGGCACCCCGGTGAACGCCGTGCGCGGACTGCTCGAATTCATCGACCGGCTGGTCAAGGACCACCGGCCGACGGACCTGGTGGCGTGCATGGACGCGGACTGGCGGCCGCAGTGGCGGGTCGACCTGATCCCCTCCTACAAGACCCACCGCGTCGCCGAGGTGCGCGAGGCCGGGCCGGACGAGGAGGAGGTGCCGGACACCCTGTCGCCGCAGGTGCCGGTGATCGAGGCGGTCCTGGACGCCCTCGGCATCGCGCGCGTGGGCGTCGCCGGGTACGAGGCGGACGACGTGATCGGCACCTTCACCGCCCTCGCGAAGGACCCGGTCGACATCGTCACCGGCGACCGCGACCTGTACCAGCTGGTCGACGACGCGCGTGGGGTGCGCGTGCTGTACCCGCTGAAGGGCGTGGGCACGCTGCAGTTGACCGACGAGACGTGGCTGCGCGAGAAGTATGGGGTGGTCGGGCGCGGGTACGCGGATCTGGCTCTCCTGCGCGGCGACCCGAGCGACGGGCTGCCGGGCGTGCCGGGCATCGGCGAGAAGACGGCGGCCAAGCTGCTCGACCAGTTCGGCGACCTGGCCGGGATCATGGCCGCGGTCGACGACCCGACGGCGAAGCTCACGCCTTCGCAGCGCAAGAGGCTCGACGAGGCGCGCCCCTACGTCGCGGTCGCACCCAAGGTGGTGCTCGTGGCGGCGGACGTACCCTTGCCGGACGTCGACACGGTGTTGCCGCGCGACCCGCGGGACCCGGCGGCGCTGGAGGCGCTCGCGGCCCGCTGGGGACTCGGCGGATCGCTGCGACGGCTGCTCACGACACTGCAGGCGTGA
- a CDS encoding helix-turn-helix domain-containing protein: MGDHKEQPLRVGAAVRRRRRAQQLTLAAVAERSGLSVPFLSQVENERARPSKPSLERIADALGTTAVELLAAADPACSVDVVRAADEDGFTPPDSCSRSLVRGHHQLHAMEFTGDHDEGREVQHRNDELLYVVDGAVEVEAEGRAHRLGRGDTLYMSGGVRHRWRATEPETRVIVVAVADHIEALEDRHRRGA, translated from the coding sequence ATGGGCGACCACAAAGAACAGCCCCTTCGGGTGGGCGCGGCCGTCCGGCGGCGGCGCCGGGCACAGCAGCTCACCCTCGCCGCCGTGGCCGAGCGCAGCGGCCTGTCGGTCCCCTTCCTGAGCCAGGTCGAGAACGAACGGGCACGGCCCAGCAAGCCCTCCCTGGAACGCATCGCCGACGCCCTCGGCACCACCGCCGTGGAACTGCTCGCCGCGGCCGACCCGGCGTGCAGCGTCGATGTCGTACGGGCGGCCGACGAGGACGGTTTCACGCCCCCCGATTCCTGCTCGCGCTCCCTGGTGCGCGGTCACCACCAGTTGCACGCCATGGAGTTCACGGGCGACCACGACGAGGGCCGCGAGGTCCAGCACCGCAACGACGAGCTGCTGTACGTCGTCGACGGCGCGGTCGAGGTCGAGGCCGAGGGCCGCGCCCACCGCCTCGGCCGCGGCGACACGCTGTACATGTCCGGTGGCGTACGGCATCGCTGGCGGGCCACCGAACCGGAGACCCGGGTGATCGTGGTGGCCGTCGCGGACCACATCGAGGCCCTGGAAGACCGTCACCGCCGGGGCGCGTGA
- a CDS encoding helical backbone metal receptor, with translation MRSVSRVVSLVPSLTEAVAVTLPGVLVGATDWCAHPGDLDVVRIGGTKNPKTDVIARLGPDLVIANEEENREPDLAALREAGVEVLVTEVRDVPGAFTELDRVLRACGARFRPGWLDEAESAWSGPPEAVAGPGRRTTAVVPVWRRPWMVLGRDTFAGDVLARLGVDHLYAGHAERYPRVPVEELRAAAPDVVVLPDEPYRFTADDGPEAFPGLPCALVSGRHLTWYGPSLATAPRVLGEALRAARR, from the coding sequence GTGCGCTCCGTGTCCCGTGTCGTCTCCCTCGTCCCGTCACTGACGGAGGCCGTCGCCGTCACACTGCCCGGTGTGCTGGTCGGCGCCACCGACTGGTGCGCCCACCCGGGTGATCTCGACGTCGTACGCATCGGCGGCACCAAGAACCCCAAGACCGACGTCATCGCCCGCCTCGGCCCCGACCTCGTGATCGCCAACGAGGAGGAGAACCGCGAGCCCGATCTCGCCGCTCTGCGCGAGGCGGGCGTGGAGGTGCTCGTCACCGAGGTGCGGGACGTGCCGGGCGCCTTCACCGAACTGGACCGGGTGCTGCGCGCCTGCGGAGCCCGGTTCCGGCCGGGCTGGCTGGACGAGGCGGAGTCGGCGTGGTCGGGCCCGCCGGAGGCCGTGGCCGGCCCCGGGCGTCGTACGACCGCCGTGGTACCCGTCTGGCGCCGGCCCTGGATGGTCCTCGGCCGGGACACCTTCGCCGGTGACGTGCTCGCGCGGCTCGGCGTGGACCATCTGTACGCCGGGCACGCGGAGCGCTACCCCCGGGTCCCCGTCGAGGAGCTGCGGGCCGCCGCGCCGGACGTCGTGGTCCTGCCCGACGAGCCGTACCGCTTCACCGCGGACGACGGGCCCGAGGCGTTCCCCGGGCTGCCGTGCGCCTTGGTGAGCGGGCGCCATCTCACCTGGTACGGGCCGTCGTTGGCCACGGCTCCGCGGGTGCTGGGCGAGGCGCTGCGAGCAGCTCGCCGCTGA
- a CDS encoding TDT family transporter — protein MTTAVRPPRAARPTPPCTPRPGAHPRLPALRHLGPQWYAPVMGTAIVAAAGAGLPLDLPGRRTACAAFWALALLALVTVLGTRALHWTHHRDRARAHLLDPAVAPFHGCLSMALLAVGGGALLVGRDWIGLRAAVALDVVLFGAGTVTGLVAAVVVPYLMIVRHRIEPDGVTPVLLLPLVAPMVSAALGPLLVPYLPPGQARQTLLLGCLALFGVSLSATLLVLPLVFGRLVTSGPLPLALTPSLFLVLGPLGQSTTAVANLADAAPGAVPAPYPHVLTAFAVLYGVPVMGFALLWLALAAALVVRARRRGMGFSMAWWAFTFPVGTCATGAEGLARHTGLVALDALAVALFALLLAAWATAAAHTACGLVSGELLAAPRPAPAEPWPTTARTR, from the coding sequence ATGACCACCGCAGTCCGCCCACCCCGAGCAGCCCGCCCCACTCCCCCCTGCACGCCCCGCCCCGGCGCCCACCCCCGCCTCCCCGCCCTGCGCCACCTCGGCCCCCAGTGGTACGCCCCGGTCATGGGCACCGCGATCGTGGCCGCCGCCGGTGCCGGGCTCCCGCTGGACCTCCCGGGCCGGCGGACGGCCTGCGCGGCTTTCTGGGCGCTCGCGCTGCTCGCCCTGGTCACCGTGCTCGGCACCCGCGCCCTGCACTGGACCCACCACCGCGACCGGGCCCGCGCCCACCTGCTCGACCCGGCCGTCGCCCCCTTCCACGGCTGTCTGTCCATGGCCCTGCTGGCCGTCGGCGGCGGCGCCCTCCTCGTCGGCCGGGACTGGATCGGGCTCCGGGCGGCCGTCGCGCTGGACGTCGTGCTCTTCGGCGCCGGGACGGTCACCGGCCTGGTGGCCGCCGTCGTGGTGCCGTACCTGATGATCGTCCGGCACCGGATCGAGCCGGACGGCGTCACCCCTGTCCTGCTCCTCCCCCTCGTCGCCCCCATGGTGTCCGCCGCGCTGGGCCCGCTGCTGGTCCCGTACCTGCCGCCCGGGCAGGCCCGGCAGACGCTGCTGCTCGGCTGTCTCGCCCTGTTCGGGGTGAGCCTGTCGGCCACGCTGCTCGTCCTGCCGCTGGTGTTCGGCCGGCTGGTCACCTCGGGGCCGCTGCCGCTCGCCCTCACGCCGAGCCTGTTCCTCGTCCTCGGACCGCTCGGGCAGTCGACCACCGCCGTAGCCAACCTCGCCGACGCGGCCCCCGGCGCCGTACCGGCCCCCTACCCGCACGTCCTCACCGCGTTCGCCGTCCTGTACGGCGTGCCCGTCATGGGCTTCGCACTGCTCTGGCTCGCGCTCGCCGCGGCCCTGGTCGTGCGGGCCCGCCGACGGGGCATGGGGTTCTCGATGGCGTGGTGGGCCTTCACCTTCCCGGTGGGCACCTGCGCGACCGGCGCGGAGGGGCTGGCCCGGCACACCGGCCTCGTCGCCCTCGACGCCCTCGCCGTGGCGCTGTTCGCGCTGCTGCTGGCGGCCTGGGCGACGGCCGCCGCGCACACCGCGTGCGGTCTGGTCAGCGGCGAGCTGCTCGCAGCGCCTCGCCCAGCACCCGCGGAGCCGTGGCCAACGACGGCCCGTACCAGGTGA
- a CDS encoding LysR family transcriptional regulator — protein sequence MSESEGRGGLAHRVPDLGALELLLAVARLGSLGRAARELGITQPAASSRIRSMERQLGVALVDRSPRGSRLTDAGALVTDWARRIVDAAEAFDVGAQALKDRRDSRLRVAASMTIAEYLLPGWLIALRAARPDTAVSLLAGNSTVVAERLLADEADLGFVEGPTVPAGLDAVVIAHDHLIVVTAPGHPWARRRKPVEAAELAATPLILREKGSGTRQVLEGALGSLARPLIELSSTTAVKSSALSGAGPAVLSELALGEELSARRLVPIPVDGVRLRRALRAVWPTGHRPAGPARDLLGLTRGPAAG from the coding sequence ATGAGTGAGAGCGAGGGGCGGGGCGGGCTGGCCCATCGGGTGCCGGATCTCGGGGCGCTCGAACTGCTGCTGGCCGTGGCCCGGTTGGGCTCGCTCGGGCGGGCGGCCCGGGAGCTGGGGATCACCCAGCCGGCCGCGAGCAGCCGGATCCGCTCGATGGAACGGCAACTGGGTGTCGCCCTGGTCGACCGGTCGCCGCGCGGGTCCCGGCTCACCGACGCGGGGGCGCTGGTCACGGACTGGGCCCGGCGGATCGTGGACGCGGCCGAGGCGTTCGACGTGGGCGCGCAGGCGCTGAAGGACCGGCGCGACTCCCGGCTCCGGGTGGCGGCGAGCATGACCATCGCCGAGTATCTGCTGCCCGGCTGGCTCATCGCGCTGCGCGCCGCGCGTCCGGACACGGCCGTCTCGCTCCTCGCGGGCAACTCGACGGTCGTCGCGGAGCGGCTGCTCGCCGACGAGGCCGATCTGGGGTTCGTCGAGGGGCCCACGGTGCCGGCCGGGCTGGACGCGGTCGTGATCGCGCACGACCACCTGATCGTCGTGACCGCGCCCGGCCATCCCTGGGCCCGACGCCGCAAGCCCGTGGAGGCGGCCGAGCTGGCCGCCACGCCGCTGATCCTCCGGGAGAAGGGGTCAGGGACCCGGCAGGTCCTGGAGGGCGCGCTCGGGAGCCTGGCCCGCCCCCTCATCGAGCTGTCCTCCACCACGGCCGTCAAGTCCTCCGCGCTGAGCGGCGCCGGGCCGGCCGTCCTGAGCGAGCTGGCCCTCGGCGAGGAGCTGTCCGCCCGCCGCCTGGTTCCCATCCCCGTCGACGGTGTGCGTCTGCGACGGGCCCTCCGGGCGGTCTGGCCCACCGGTCATCGGCCCGCGGGGCCGGCCCGGGACCTGCTGGGCCTGACGCGGGGGCCCGCGGCCGGCTGA
- a CDS encoding gamma-glutamyl-gamma-aminobutyrate hydrolase family protein — protein sequence MTRPLIGVSTYLESGARWGVWELEAALLPVGYPRLVQAAGGVAAMLPPDDPSYAAGAVARLDGLVIAGGPDVDPALYGAERSPRCGPPAPRRDAWELALIRAALDTGTPLLGICRGMQLLNVALGGTLVQHLDDHVVEVGVFGRHPVKPVPGTRYADINAEETDVPTYHHQAVDRLGTGLVPSAHACDGTIEAIELPHPAWALGVQWHPEMGEDIRVMQALTEASACRVV from the coding sequence GTGACCAGGCCGCTGATCGGTGTGAGTACGTATCTGGAGTCCGGCGCGCGCTGGGGCGTCTGGGAGCTGGAGGCGGCCCTGTTGCCGGTCGGCTATCCCCGGCTCGTACAGGCGGCGGGCGGCGTCGCCGCGATGCTGCCGCCGGACGATCCGTCGTACGCCGCCGGGGCGGTCGCCCGGCTCGACGGCCTGGTCATCGCGGGCGGACCCGACGTGGACCCCGCCCTCTACGGCGCCGAGCGCTCCCCGCGCTGCGGCCCGCCCGCGCCGCGGCGCGACGCGTGGGAGCTGGCCCTGATCCGGGCGGCGCTGGACACCGGCACGCCCCTGCTCGGCATCTGCCGCGGCATGCAGCTGCTGAACGTCGCCCTCGGCGGCACCCTCGTCCAGCATCTCGACGACCACGTCGTCGAGGTCGGTGTCTTCGGCCGCCACCCCGTCAAGCCCGTACCCGGCACGCGGTACGCGGACATCAACGCCGAGGAGACCGACGTCCCGACCTACCACCACCAGGCGGTCGACCGCCTCGGCACCGGCCTCGTCCCTTCGGCCCACGCCTGCGACGGCACGATCGAAGCCATCGAACTCCCCCACCCCGCCTGGGCCCTCGGCGTCCAGTGGCACCCCGAAATGGGCGAGGACATCCGAGTGATGCAAGCCCTGACGGAGGCATCGGCCTGCCGGGTCGTCTGA
- the eat gene encoding ethanolamine permease, which produces MSLKATDTADAADDYLERRTLRRGSAGWVLLTGLGVAYVVSGDFSGWNLGLAEGGFGGLAIATVLMGTMYACMVFALAELSAILPTAGGGYGFARRALGPWGGFLTGTAILIEYVLAPAAIVIFIGDYVESLGLFGLTSSWPVYLFCFAFFIGIHLWGVGEALIATFAVTGIAVFALIVFALGALPDFSVSALDDIPVDSSAFGASSWLPMGLLGIWAAFPFGMWFFLGVEGVPLAAEETRDPARALPKAIRWSMGILVVLAVITFLAAAGARGSAAIQGAGNPLVEALQPDGKATALSRFVNYAGLAGLVASFFSLIYAGSRQLFALSRAGYLPRVLSLTSGRKAPYLGLLVPGTIGFALAAATGDGGRMLNIAVFGATISYALMSLSHIVLRRREPELERPYRTPGGVVTSSVALVLACSALVATFLVDVTAAIIALVVYAVAAAYFGLYSRKHLVAKAPEEEFAALAAAEAELARD; this is translated from the coding sequence ATGTCCCTGAAAGCCACCGACACCGCCGACGCGGCGGACGACTACCTGGAGCGCCGAACGCTCCGCCGGGGCAGCGCCGGCTGGGTACTGCTGACCGGCCTCGGCGTCGCCTATGTCGTCTCCGGCGACTTCTCCGGCTGGAACCTAGGCCTGGCGGAGGGCGGCTTCGGCGGTCTGGCGATCGCCACGGTGCTGATGGGCACCATGTACGCCTGCATGGTCTTCGCCCTCGCCGAACTCTCGGCGATCCTGCCCACGGCGGGCGGCGGCTACGGCTTCGCACGCCGGGCGCTCGGCCCGTGGGGCGGCTTCCTGACCGGCACGGCGATCCTGATCGAGTACGTGCTGGCTCCCGCCGCCATCGTGATCTTCATCGGCGACTACGTCGAGTCGCTGGGCCTGTTCGGCCTGACGTCGAGCTGGCCGGTCTATCTGTTCTGCTTCGCGTTCTTCATCGGCATCCACCTGTGGGGCGTCGGCGAGGCACTGATCGCCACCTTCGCCGTCACCGGCATCGCGGTCTTCGCCCTGATCGTGTTCGCCCTGGGCGCGCTGCCCGACTTCAGCGTCTCGGCCCTCGACGACATCCCGGTCGACTCCTCCGCGTTCGGCGCCAGTTCATGGCTGCCGATGGGGCTGCTCGGCATCTGGGCGGCGTTCCCGTTCGGCATGTGGTTCTTCCTGGGCGTCGAGGGCGTTCCGCTGGCCGCCGAGGAGACCAGGGACCCGGCCCGCGCACTGCCCAAGGCGATCCGCTGGTCGATGGGCATCCTCGTGGTGCTGGCCGTGATCACCTTCCTCGCCGCCGCCGGAGCGCGCGGCTCCGCCGCCATCCAGGGGGCCGGCAACCCGCTCGTCGAGGCGCTCCAGCCGGACGGGAAGGCCACCGCGCTCAGCCGGTTCGTGAACTACGCCGGTCTGGCCGGTCTCGTCGCGTCGTTCTTCTCCCTGATCTACGCGGGCTCCCGGCAGCTGTTCGCCCTCTCCCGGGCCGGCTACCTCCCCCGGGTCCTCTCCCTCACCAGCGGCCGCAAGGCCCCTTACCTGGGCCTGCTGGTCCCGGGCACCATCGGCTTCGCGCTGGCCGCCGCCACCGGGGACGGCGGCCGGATGCTGAACATCGCCGTCTTCGGCGCCACGATCAGCTACGCGCTGATGTCGCTGTCGCACATCGTCCTGCGCCGCCGGGAACCCGAGCTGGAGCGTCCGTACCGCACGCCGGGCGGTGTGGTGACGTCCTCGGTCGCCCTCGTCCTCGCGTGCTCGGCACTGGTGGCGACCTTCCTGGTGGACGTGACGGCCGCGATCATCGCGCTCGTCGTGTACGCGGTCGCGGCGGCGTACTTCGGTCTCTACAGCCGCAAGCACCTGGTGGCGAAGGCCCCGGAGGAGGAATTCGCCGCGCTGGCCGCGGCCGAGGCAGAGTTGGCGCGGGACTGA
- a CDS encoding FadR/GntR family transcriptional regulator encodes MSQTGAEPGTPWADDRLASVLRPVRAGNGFEEALEQILQVVRLGLVPGGERLPAERELAERLGISRVTLREVLKVLQDQGLIEARRGRYGGTFVLPRVATPGEDELRRRLKGIDVEDTLRFREVLEVGAAGLCAAHGLTSEEVERLRAALTRTHNAPLTEYRRLDTLLHLTVAELSGSPSLAGQYAAVRAGVNDLLDCIPLLVRNLEHSQQQHTALVEAVLDEDAEAAREIMREHCSGTAALLRGFLG; translated from the coding sequence ATGTCGCAGACAGGGGCGGAACCGGGCACTCCCTGGGCCGACGACCGGCTGGCGTCCGTACTGCGGCCGGTGCGGGCAGGCAACGGCTTCGAGGAGGCGTTGGAGCAGATCCTCCAGGTCGTCCGGCTCGGCCTGGTACCCGGCGGCGAACGGCTCCCGGCGGAACGCGAGTTGGCCGAGCGGCTCGGGATCAGCCGGGTGACGCTGCGCGAGGTGCTCAAGGTGCTGCAGGACCAGGGCCTGATCGAGGCGCGGCGCGGGCGGTACGGGGGCACGTTCGTGCTGCCGCGGGTCGCCACGCCGGGCGAGGACGAGCTGCGCCGCCGGCTCAAGGGCATCGACGTCGAGGATACGCTGCGCTTCCGCGAGGTGCTGGAGGTCGGCGCGGCGGGGCTGTGCGCGGCACACGGTCTGACCAGCGAGGAGGTCGAGCGGCTGCGGGCGGCCCTGACCCGCACGCACAACGCGCCGCTCACGGAGTACCGCCGTCTGGACACCCTGCTGCACCTCACCGTCGCCGAGCTGTCCGGCTCCCCCTCGCTCGCCGGTCAGTACGCGGCCGTCCGCGCCGGGGTCAACGACCTGCTGGACTGCATCCCGCTGCTGGTGCGGAACCTGGAGCACTCCCAGCAGCAGCACACGGCCCTGGTGGAGGCGGTGCTGGACGAGGACGCCGAAGCGGCGCGGGAGATCATGCGGGAGCACTGCTCCGGCACGGCGGCCCTGCTGCGCGGCTTCCTCGGATGA